In Acidobacteriota bacterium, the sequence CGAACGGCTGTGACTTTGAATTGATACGGAAATTTGAAGCCGGGGGCTTTCGCGGCGAGCTTTTCTCCGACTCTGATGATGAAATTCTGAATTTGCTGATCGCGCAAAATAGGCGTTTGTTTTTCGATTTCCGCAGCCGATTGCTTGCCCATTTCGACATCCTGTTCGGGACTGAAGAGATTAAAGCCGGGTTTAAAATGGGTGTCGCTTTTCTTGCTGCCCATGCGTGTGCCGCTGCCGCCACCGCAAGCCAGTTGCGCAACCATCATCGCCAGTACAATCAAAATGACAGGCAATTTTTTCTTGAGCATCGTTTGTGTGAACTCCTCTTGTGAATCTCATTAGGGGATCAGGATACTGCAAAGCTCTGGCAAAATCTTAACCATTCAAATGACAACTCACAACCTGCGTAAAATAATTTCCCGACACTGTAACCGCCGATATTTTTCGTGCGTTTACCGGTTGGGGCGTTGATAATATGATTTGCAGCCTGACGAAATGCCTTGTGCGGCTGCAACCGCGCCCAGATTTTGGGAAAGCAAGTCTACGAAGGCTTGCTTTCCGATTCATACACAGGCGACCGATGTAGCGCATGGAAATTTGCCGGAGAGTTTAGCGACACGATTATCGAAACCCGTTCTCGCATCAAAGAGGAAGTAAGCGATGATGCCCTCGTTCAAGCGGTGCTTGGCGGCGATGAATCCGCCTTTGAGCAACTATTCGAGCGGCACAAAACCAGAGTTGCGCGTGTCGCGGGAAATTTTTTCAACCGTCCTGAAAAGATTGAAGAAATCGCTCAGGAGGCTTTCACCAAAGCTTATTTCGCATTGAAAAATTACGCGCCACAACCGGATGCGTCGTTTGCCGCCTGGCTCTCACGAATCACCATGAACTGTTGTTACGATGAATTGCGACGCGCGCAGCGACGCCCGCACGACGGAGCAAAATCGCTCGGTGATGACGAAGTGCATGAGTTGAGCGCGTTGTTGAGTAACACCAAAAAGCGGGACGCCGAAGCCCATTTGATTACCCGCGATTTAGCCGACAAGTTGCTTGCGCAATTGAGTCCCGAAGACCGCTGGGCGCTCACGCTTTTGGAAGTTGAAGAGATGTCGGTCAAAGAGATTTCCGAACTGACGAACTGGTCGATTGCCAAAGTAAAAGTGCGAATGCACAGAGCGCGGCTCAGTTTGCGGCAATTGCTTAAAGATTTTATGTAAAGCTCTCAAGGCTTGGACAATTTTCAAAGAGAATTTTTTATGGCGAATGAAATAGAACGAAATGAAATTTTAGACGAAGCCGGTCGAACGATTTGTCGTTCGGCTCGCGCGACGGATGATGAACTTGCGCAGGCGATGGCTTCGCCATTCCTGTTTGCAAAAATTCGCGCCCGTATCGCGCAAGGCAATCCAACCACGGCGCGTCCCACATCAATCTTTTTAATTTGGCGGCAAGCTATCCCGGCGCTCCTGCTGGTCGCCATGATAGCGACCGTGAGTTTTTTGGTGGCTCCGAAAAAAGCTGCGCCGGTGGTTGCAAATCCACCGGATATTTTGCAACCGGCGAGCGACCCGAAATTTCAACTCATCAATAATCCGACCGGCGCGCCGATAACCGCCTGTTCAATCGCTTCAAAAGAAGAGTGCGCGGTTTCCACCAGAGACGTGGTGGCGATTTTGATGAACACCAGTGAAGGACAGAACCGTAATGAATGAATCAGCCAAAGTAACCTTGAAAATCTGGAGCGCAGTTTTTGTGGTCTTCCTGCTCGGTTGTATCACCGGCGGCGCAGTGAGCGGTCTTTATCTCTCGCGTTCAAGCGAACCTCATAAACCGGTTTCCATGCGCGACCGCGACGAATATTTCGATGTGCTCAAACACGAAGTCAATTTAACGCCTGAACAGGAAGCGAAAATGGGCGCGATTTTGGATGACATGCGCGACAAATATAAATCGGTTTGCGCAGAAGTGCGTCCGCGTTATTTCTCTTTGCGTGAAGATGCGCGTTTGCGTATGCGTGAATTGCTTTCGCCCGAACAGCAGAAAAAATTCGACACCATCGTCACTCAGGCCGATTGCAAATGTCCTGAACAGAAGCCGTGAAAGGTCAACAAAACCGCTTTGCAATTACTCGCAGTAAACTGCTAGCTTCATAGTTACACCATTATTCAAGGAATGATTCAGATGAGAAGGTTTATTTTTATCCCCGTTTTTATTGCGTTTTTTGTGATGAGTGTGGTGGCGCAGGAAAAAACCGCCAAAACCGATTGGAGCGACACCACGCGCGACGTCTTGATTGACGGCGAAATCGACCGTTCAGCGCAGGTGTTGAGCGCAGGGCAACCGACGCGCCTGGCGCTCCTTTCTCCTAAGTTTGAAAAAGCCATCCTGCTCGATGTCAACAGCAAAAGCGTCAACACCGTTGCTAAAGACATCTGGAAATTTTCACCAGACAAATCATCGGCAACCACTGAAGGAACCATCGAATTAAAACCGATTGGCAAATATGTCCGCGTTGACGGAGCCAATTCATCATTCGTTTATACCTTCAATGCCGAAGGCAAGATGATTGTCATTCGCGCCCATCCGGGACTCACAGGCGAACTCACCGAAGACAAAGTCTGGGCAACGGTTCCGGTGTGGCGCGCCGGCATGGACACCCATAAACCCGATGCCAAAGCGGTTGCCGCCATCAAAGCCAGCGATAAAGAAACCAACATCACGATTATTTTCGGAACCTGGTGCGGCGATAGCAAACATTATGTTCCGCAACTTTTGAAAGCTTTGCACGAAGCTAACAACCCCAAACTGAAAATCAAACTCGTCGGCATCGACAATCAATTCAATCAACCGACCGATGTGGTTCAACCGCGCAAACTCATCAATGTGCCGACGGTGATTGTTGAAAGAGGCGGGCGCGAAATCGGGCGCATCATTGAAACCCCCGCAACCGCAAGCGTCGAAGAAGACCTTGCCACTATCTTGCAGGAAAAACCGCTCACTCATAACGGCAGATGGGATCGGGTTGTTAAACTCGGACAAGGCGTTTACGAGTATCGCGATGCATTCGGCAAAACCGTAGGCAAAGAAGATTGGGAACTATTCAGCACCGCAGAAGGCGGCTATATGATTCACAGCCGCGTAACCACAGGCGATTTAACCACGGAAATTTTTCATCGCATCAATGCGAAAAAGAATCCGACCTTTGTTGAAGTCACTAAAACTCAGGGCGACAATTTAACCCGCACCCGTTACAACATTGATGACCACTCGCTTTCAGCCACCCTGCGCGGCAACGTTTCGGGCGGCGTCAAACAGACGCTTGAAATTCCCGCGCAACTGGCGATGGCTTCCCCTTGTGTGGCTGCCGAGGGCTGGATGTCGGCGCAGGTGCGCGAAGGTCAGGTGACCAGTTATCTGGTGCCGCGCGAATTTGCCAACACCGCAGGCACGCTTTTTACCATTAACAATCAGAGCCTCAATGAAGAAAATGTCAAAACCCCAGCCGGAGAATTTCGCGCCCAACACATCATTCGCATGACCGGTAAAGAAACTTCCGAATGGTGGGTACATTCGCAACTCGGCATCCCTGTGCGCGGCAAACTGGCAAACGGCACCGAGTTCGTTTTAACGTCGCTTGAAGTCGCGCCGAAAAATTGATATGCACGAATGAAGATTCATGCATATCAATTTTGATTCCTTCATAACCAGCTTATGTAAAAAAGCCAACCCGTTAATGATTCGGATTGGCTTTTTACTTTCTCTTGGTTTACATCATTCGCTTCCGCGCGATTTGCTTATCGAGCAAGACTGAGGATAGCCAGTTTAATCAATACCGCAACGATTACCAGAACGATTCGCGTGGTTTTACTCACTCTCTTTCTCCTTTCAAAAATTTTATTCGGATGTAATCATCAGGCTGCTTGTCTGGCGGCATCAGCCAGCGCAACGATATACAACTTCACCTCAGCAGGTTGAACGCCTGCCCGGGGGGCAAACTCACGAGCAACTTCATCAAGTGAACTGCCGCCATTCAATCGGTCTATTATCTGGTTGGCATAGGGATGAATTTTGTTAAAGGCTTCGGCGGTCAGTGGCTCTTCGGTTGAGGGTTTGCTATTGACCGGCGACATGGTCAAACACATCAGATAACGGGCGATGTTATTAATCAGAAAAAAGGGCGTCACGATTAAAGAAATCACACCCCACCAACCCAACACTGAGGTAATAAGCGTATGCGACCAGAATTGTTCGTGAATGCAGTTTTTGCAAAGTTCGCCTTTGATGGATTTGTGAAAGCGAATAATCAAAGCTCCGATATTTTGATAAAAGGCAACGTATCTGGTTTCTGCCGAAACCCCGCACAATTGACAGTTCATGAGGCTTTCTCCTTGTGATTGATGAATGGTTGGGCAGCAGGTTTCTTTTGTCTGTTTTAATTGCTTCGTAACCACTGTCTGCTGCCCTTCATTTGGGGACGGCGCAGAAATTGTCGGGATATTCCCTGACCTAAATATTTTTTTTAATCGAAGGTCAGAACGCTCTGCATAAACAGGCAGGTTGCAGATGGCGAGGACACTCTGCCACTCACATAGCGGGTATGGATTCAGATTGAGAAGGCTAAGGCTTCTTTTGGATGCGTCTGAGGTTTTCCTGCGCTTCACGATCATCAGGGTTGATCTTGAACGCCTGTTTATAGGCGTCTTCGGCGTCTTTCAGTTTCCCCTGTTTTTCGAGCGCAATCCCCAACCGTAAAAATAGTGCTGCATTATTTGGCGTCTTTTCAAGCGCATTTCGGTACGCGGTTTCGGCTTCGGCAAATTTTTGCAAGCCGAACAATGCCAACCCTAACATGTCCTGGTAGTAAGAAAATTGCGAAGGCGGCGCTTGCGGGGGAAGCAGACGAATGGCTTGGTTAAACAGTTCAATCGCTTCCGCATATTTTTGTTGCCGTGAAAGCGCATCCGCATAATGAAAAACGTAGAGGTGATTATCGGGATCGAGATTGACGGCATTTTTGAATGCGGCTTCGGCTTCCGGATATTTACGTTGCTCCAACAGCACCCCGGCAAGACCATCCTGATAAAGCGCCGATTGCGGATTGATTCGTAAAGCCTCTTTGAAAGCGAACTCCGCGTCGGCATATTTCTGCTGCCAGTATAATGACCAGGCAAGATGGCTATAAAACTCAGCGATAGTCGGTTGCAAACGGGTCGCCTCTTTATAAGAGGATTCGGCTTCGGCATATTTACGCTGCCAGAATAAAGCATCGCCGAGTTTGTCCTGATAATCTGCAATACTCGGATTGATTTGCACGGCTTTGCGAAACGCCTCTTCGGCGTCGCGGTCTTTGCGTTGCGCAGTTAAAGAAAGTCCCAGGCGATAATAGAATTCGGGATTGTTAGGGTCTATGTTGATGGCAGTTTTCACAGCCGTTTCCGAATCCGCAAAGCGATTGAGACTCGCAAGGCATCCGGCGAGATTGTAATGAAAATGCGGGTTTTGCGGATTGAGTTTGATGGCTTCTCGGTACGCCGATTCTGCCTCCTGAAATTTTTTCTGCCAGCTTAAACTCAGCCCCAGGTGATAATGAAAATCGGCTTTGTTGGGGTTCAGTTGAATGGCTTTGCGATTCTGTTCTTCGGCTTCTTTATAGCGTTGCTGGGCATAGAACGCGCCGCCGAGATGGTCATAATAATCGCCGTTTTTCGCGTCCAGCCGAATGGCTTCCCGATATTCGGCTTCGGCATCCTGATTTCTTCGTTGCCAGCTAAAGGCTCTGCCGAGATGGTCATGAAACGAAGCATTACCGGGTTCAAGCCGGATGGCTTCACGAAGCGCCGCTTCACCTTCTTTATCCTTCTGCTGATACCCTAAACTCTGCCCCAGCCCATCGTAATAAAGCGCTTTACCGGGTTCGAGTTTAAGGGCTTCTCTGAAACTCGTTTCAGCATCGCGGTCTTTTTGCTGTTGCATCAACGCCAAACCTAAACGGTAATGATAATCTGCGACATCGGCTTTCAAACGGATGGCTTCACGGAAATCGGCTTCGGCATCTGCATAGTTTTGCGCTTCAAACCGTTTCAAGCCGCGCGTCACATAAGCCGTCGCGTCTTTGGGTTCCGCTTCGGCTGTGGAAGCGACAAGTTCAGAGGTTTCCGCACTCGCGCCTTTACGAACGAAGACAAAATCTCCGAAGCTATCGCTGTGCCCGGAAATGCGTATCGGATTGTATTGCGGCAATTGTCTGGATTTGCCGCCTACGGCAAT encodes:
- a CDS encoding sigma-70 family RNA polymerase sigma factor, with translation MGKQVYEGLLSDSYTGDRCSAWKFAGEFSDTIIETRSRIKEEVSDDALVQAVLGGDESAFEQLFERHKTRVARVAGNFFNRPEKIEEIAQEAFTKAYFALKNYAPQPDASFAAWLSRITMNCCYDELRRAQRRPHDGAKSLGDDEVHELSALLSNTKKRDAEAHLITRDLADKLLAQLSPEDRWALTLLEVEEMSVKEISELTNWSIAKVKVRMHRARLSLRQLLKDFM
- a CDS encoding thioredoxin family protein; translation: MRRFIFIPVFIAFFVMSVVAQEKTAKTDWSDTTRDVLIDGEIDRSAQVLSAGQPTRLALLSPKFEKAILLDVNSKSVNTVAKDIWKFSPDKSSATTEGTIELKPIGKYVRVDGANSSFVYTFNAEGKMIVIRAHPGLTGELTEDKVWATVPVWRAGMDTHKPDAKAVAAIKASDKETNITIIFGTWCGDSKHYVPQLLKALHEANNPKLKIKLVGIDNQFNQPTDVVQPRKLINVPTVIVERGGREIGRIIETPATASVEEDLATILQEKPLTHNGRWDRVVKLGQGVYEYRDAFGKTVGKEDWELFSTAEGGYMIHSRVTTGDLTTEIFHRINAKKNPTFVEVTKTQGDNLTRTRYNIDDHSLSATLRGNVSGGVKQTLEIPAQLAMASPCVAAEGWMSAQVREGQVTSYLVPREFANTAGTLFTINNQSLNEENVKTPAGEFRAQHIIRMTGKETSEWWVHSQLGIPVRGKLANGTEFVLTSLEVAPKN
- a CDS encoding tetratricopeptide repeat protein, encoding MKFTTLPHRLLILLLVLSGNAFLSIAVEAQIQKRGPTVVEKEYAKQAGKYYALIIGNNEYRHLSKLRTAVNDAQEIARLLRDEYNFETQLLLNATRDQIKKAIFSYRRALNENSNLLIYYAGHGYYDKDADQAYWLPVDASQDNTYWISAGEITDDIRALPSLHILIIADSCYSGLLTNTRDANLRIPAKERQTFLRKAISSKSRTLMSSGSNEPVDDGGGGVHSVFANALLNGFKKIEEHVFTARELFESYVRIAVGGKSRQLPQYNPIRISGHSDSFGDFVFVRKGASAETSELVASTAEAEPKDATAYVTRGLKRFEAQNYADAEADFREAIRLKADVADYHYRLGLALMQQQKDRDAETSFREALKLEPGKALYYDGLGQSLGYQQKDKEGEAALREAIRLEPGNASFHDHLGRAFSWQRRNQDAEAEYREAIRLDAKNGDYYDHLGGAFYAQQRYKEAEEQNRKAIQLNPNKADFHYHLGLSLSWQKKFQEAESAYREAIKLNPQNPHFHYNLAGCLASLNRFADSETAVKTAINIDPNNPEFYYRLGLSLTAQRKDRDAEEAFRKAVQINPSIADYQDKLGDALFWQRKYAEAESSYKEATRLQPTIAEFYSHLAWSLYWQQKYADAEFAFKEALRINPQSALYQDGLAGVLLEQRKYPEAEAAFKNAVNLDPDNHLYVFHYADALSRQQKYAEAIELFNQAIRLLPPQAPPSQFSYYQDMLGLALFGLQKFAEAETAYRNALEKTPNNAALFLRLGIALEKQGKLKDAEDAYKQAFKINPDDREAQENLRRIQKKP